One genomic region from Prionailurus bengalensis isolate Pbe53 chromosome C1, Fcat_Pben_1.1_paternal_pri, whole genome shotgun sequence encodes:
- the TCEA3 gene encoding transcription elongation factor A protein 3 isoform X1: MGQEEELLRIARKLEKMVARKNTEGALDLLKKLNSCQMSIQLLQTTRIGVAVNGVRKHCSDKEVVSLAKVLIKNWKRLLDSPGPPKGEKREERDKAKKEKGLNCSDWKPEAGLSPPRKKREDPKDRRDSVDSKSSATSSPKRPSMERSNSSKSKAETPKTPTSPSTPTFAPSICLLAPCYLTGDSVRDKCVEMLSAALKAEDDYKDYGVNCDKMASEIEDHIYQELKSTDMKYRNRVRSRISNLKDPRNPSLRRNVLSGAISAGLIAKMTAEEMASDELRELRNAMTQEAIREHQMAKTGGTTTDLFQCSKCKKKNCTYNQVQTRSADEPMTTFVLCNECGNRWKFC; the protein is encoded by the exons ATGGGCCAGGAAGAGGAGCTGCTGAGGATCGCCAGAAAGCTGGAGAAGATGGTGGCCAGGAAGAACACG GAAGGGGCCCTCGACCTTCTGAAGAAGCTGAACAGCTGTCAGATGTCCATCCAGCTACTccag ACAACCAGGATTGGAGTCGCCGTTAACGGGGTCCGCAAGCACTGCTCAGACAAGGAGGTGGTGTCTTTGGCCAAAGTCCTCATCAAAAACTGGAAGCGGCTGCTGG ACTCCCCTGGACcccccaaaggagaaaaaagagaggagagagacaaagcgaagaaagaaaaagggcttAACTGTTCTGATTGGAAGCCAGAGGCAGGCCTTTCTCCACCGAGGAAAAAACGGGAAGACCCCAAAGACAG GAGAGACTCTGTGGACTCCAAGTCATCAGCCACCTCCTCTCCAAAAAGGCCATCGATGGAAAG ATCAAACAGCAGCAAATCGAAAGCAGAGACCCCCAAAACACCCACCAGCCCCTCGACCCCCACCTTTGCCCCCTCCATCTGCCTCCTGGCCCCCTGCTATCTCACAGGGGACTCGGTGCGGGACAAGTGTGTGGAGATGCTCTCAGCAGCCTTGAAGGCCGAAG ATGATTACAAGGATTATGGAGTCAATTGTGACAAGATGGCATCAGAAATCGAAGATC ATATCTACCAGGAGCTCAAGAGCACGGACATGAAGTACCGGAACCGGGTGCGCAGCCGGATCAGCAACCTCAAGGACCCCAGGAACCCCAGCCTGAGGAGGAATGTGCTCAGCGGGGCCATCTCTGCTGGGCTCATTGCCAAGATGACGGCAGAG GAAATGGCCAGTGATGAGCTGAGGGAATTGAGGAATGCTATGACCCAGGAGGCTATCCGTGAGCACCAGATGGCCAAGACTGGCGGCACCACCACTGACCTCTTCCAGTGCAGCAAGTGCAAGAAGAAGAACTGTACCTACAACCAG GTGCAGACACGCAGTGCTGATGAGCCCATGACTACCTTTGTCTTATGCAATGAATGTGGCAATCGCTGGAAG TTCTGCTGA
- the TCEA3 gene encoding transcription elongation factor A protein 3 isoform X2 has protein sequence MGQEEELLRIARKLEKMVARKNTTTRIGVAVNGVRKHCSDKEVVSLAKVLIKNWKRLLDSPGPPKGEKREERDKAKKEKGLNCSDWKPEAGLSPPRKKREDPKDRRDSVDSKSSATSSPKRPSMERSNSSKSKAETPKTPTSPSTPTFAPSICLLAPCYLTGDSVRDKCVEMLSAALKAEDDYKDYGVNCDKMASEIEDHIYQELKSTDMKYRNRVRSRISNLKDPRNPSLRRNVLSGAISAGLIAKMTAEEMASDELRELRNAMTQEAIREHQMAKTGGTTTDLFQCSKCKKKNCTYNQVQTRSADEPMTTFVLCNECGNRWKFC, from the exons ATGGGCCAGGAAGAGGAGCTGCTGAGGATCGCCAGAAAGCTGGAGAAGATGGTGGCCAGGAAGAACACG ACAACCAGGATTGGAGTCGCCGTTAACGGGGTCCGCAAGCACTGCTCAGACAAGGAGGTGGTGTCTTTGGCCAAAGTCCTCATCAAAAACTGGAAGCGGCTGCTGG ACTCCCCTGGACcccccaaaggagaaaaaagagaggagagagacaaagcgaagaaagaaaaagggcttAACTGTTCTGATTGGAAGCCAGAGGCAGGCCTTTCTCCACCGAGGAAAAAACGGGAAGACCCCAAAGACAG GAGAGACTCTGTGGACTCCAAGTCATCAGCCACCTCCTCTCCAAAAAGGCCATCGATGGAAAG ATCAAACAGCAGCAAATCGAAAGCAGAGACCCCCAAAACACCCACCAGCCCCTCGACCCCCACCTTTGCCCCCTCCATCTGCCTCCTGGCCCCCTGCTATCTCACAGGGGACTCGGTGCGGGACAAGTGTGTGGAGATGCTCTCAGCAGCCTTGAAGGCCGAAG ATGATTACAAGGATTATGGAGTCAATTGTGACAAGATGGCATCAGAAATCGAAGATC ATATCTACCAGGAGCTCAAGAGCACGGACATGAAGTACCGGAACCGGGTGCGCAGCCGGATCAGCAACCTCAAGGACCCCAGGAACCCCAGCCTGAGGAGGAATGTGCTCAGCGGGGCCATCTCTGCTGGGCTCATTGCCAAGATGACGGCAGAG GAAATGGCCAGTGATGAGCTGAGGGAATTGAGGAATGCTATGACCCAGGAGGCTATCCGTGAGCACCAGATGGCCAAGACTGGCGGCACCACCACTGACCTCTTCCAGTGCAGCAAGTGCAAGAAGAAGAACTGTACCTACAACCAG GTGCAGACACGCAGTGCTGATGAGCCCATGACTACCTTTGTCTTATGCAATGAATGTGGCAATCGCTGGAAG TTCTGCTGA